In Deltaproteobacteria bacterium, the sequence GGTGCCGACGACCACGCCGTCGGCGAGCGCGGCCAAGCGCACCACCTGGGTTCGTCGGCGCACACCGAAGCCGGCCGCGACGGGCAGCGAGGTCACCGCGCGGGTGGCCTCGAGCTGCGCGCGCAGGGTCGCATCGGCGGCGCTGCCCTGCTCCTGCAGCGCGGCACCGGTGACGCCGGCCAGCGTGATTGCGTACACGAAGCCGCTGCCCCCGGCGGTGATCAGCGTGCGCCGCTCGGCGGTCGTGGTCGGTGCGACCAAGGGAATCCAGTGCAGCCCGTGGGCCCGCGCCGGCTCGCGCAGCGGCCCGGCCGACTCCGGCGGCGCGTCGACCACCAGCACCCCGTCGGCGCCGGCCTGCGCGGCCGCGGCCGCAAACGCCTCGCCGCCCTTGTGCAGCATGGGGTTGGCATAGCCGAACAACACCACCGCCGCGTCGTGACTGCGGCGCAGGGTCGCGAGCAGCTCGAGCACGCGATCGACCGTGGCTCCGTGGGCCCGCGCGCGCACCATCGCCGCGCAGATCGCCGGCCCATCGGCGGAGGGATCCGAGAACGGGATGCCGAGCTCGATGACATCGGCGCCCGCGTCGATCGCTGCGCGCACGCACGCCAGCGAGTGCTCGGGCCCGCCGTCGTAGGCGGTGAGGTACGCGACCAGGGCCGCGCGCTCCTCGCTGCGCGCGCGGGCGAACGCCGCCGCCACGCGGTCGTCGCTCATGGCGTGGGCTCCTGCATCCGGGCCGCGATCGTGTGCATGTCCTTGTCGCCGCGCCCCGAGACGTTGATCAGCACGTCGCGGCCCTCACCACGATCGCGGTCGTAGCCGAGCAGCGCCAGCACCTCCGGCAGCGCCGCGATCGCGTGGGCACTCTCGAGTGCGGGCAGGATGCCCTCGGTCCGCGCGAGCGTGGTCACGGCCGCGAGCGCACCGTCGTCGTCGACGCTGAGGTAGCGCGCGCGACCGGTCTCGTGCAGCCACGCGTGTTCGGGGCCGACGCCGGGGTAGTCGAGCCCGGCGGAGATCGAGTGGGCTTCTTGCAGCTGGCCGTCGTCGTCCTGCAGCACCCGCGAGCGCATGCCGTGGTAGACGCCCTCGCTGCCGCGGGCCATGGTCGCGGCATGCAGACCATCGAGGCCCGCACCGGCGGCCTCGACCCCGAACAGCGCGACCTCGGGGTCGGCCACGAAGTCCGCGAAGATGCCCATCGCGTTGCTGCCCCCGCCGACACATGCGACCACCGCGTCGGGCAGCTTGCCGACCGCGGCGTGGAGCTGGGCCTTGGCCTCGCGGCCGATCACGCGCTGCAGCTCGCGCACCATCGTGGGGTACGGGTGCGGCCCCATCACCGAGCCGATGACATAGTGGGTGTCGACCGGGTGCGCGACCCAGTCGCGCAGCGCCTCGTTGATCGCGTCCTTCAGCGTCGCCGAGCCGGCGGTGACCGGAACGACCTCGGCGCCCAGCATGCGCATGCGCAGCACGTTCAGCTGCTGGCGCTCGACGTCGACGGCGCCCATGTACACCACGCACGGCAGCCCGACGTAGGCGCAGACCGTCGCGGTCGCGACCCCGTGCTGGCCGGCGCCGGTCTCCGCGATGATGCGGGTCTTGCCCATGCGCTGCGCGAGCAGCACCTGACCGACGCAGTTGTTGATCTTGTG encodes:
- a CDS encoding tryptophan synthase subunit alpha, giving the protein MSDDRVAAAFARARSEERAALVAYLTAYDGGPEHSLACVRAAIDAGADVIELGIPFSDPSADGPAICAAMVRARAHGATVDRVLELLATLRRSHDAAVVLFGYANPMLHKGGEAFAAAAAQAGADGVLVVDAPPESAGPLREPARAHGLHWIPLVAPTTTAERRTLITAGGSGFVYAITLAGVTGAALQEQGSAADATLRAQLEATRAVTSLPVAAGFGVRRRTQVVRLAALADGVVVGTALVEAAQRGPRAVTELVHELREGCLR
- the trpB gene encoding tryptophan synthase subunit beta, which translates into the protein MIFVDVDGDRRGHRPGGVSRDRVHRLRGLNHAAAAVVPLHASLQAANAVTTTPDDALPREGNFGRFGGRWVAETLMPAVVELERAWDEARADPSFVAAIDTTLRQWAGRPSALSPALRLAAKLGTRARLWLKREDCNHTGSHKINNCVGQVLLAQRMGKTRIIAETGAGQHGVATATVCAYVGLPCVVYMGAVDVERQQLNVLRMRMLGAEVVPVTAGSATLKDAINEALRDWVAHPVDTHYVIGSVMGPHPYPTMVRELQRVIGREAKAQLHAAVGKLPDAVVACVGGGSNAMGIFADFVADPEVALFGVEAAGAGLDGLHAATMARGSEGVYHGMRSRVLQDDDGQLQEAHSISAGLDYPGVGPEHAWLHETGRARYLSVDDDGALAAVTTLARTEGILPALESAHAIAALPEVLALLGYDRDRGEGRDVLINVSGRGDKDMHTIAARMQEPTP